From the Argentina anserina chromosome 3, drPotAnse1.1, whole genome shotgun sequence genome, the window TTAGTGCCGGGCAGCAGCAAGATAGATGTACCTTAGCATGGGCTACAGTTGAGTTTACGACAACTGCCGTTGCCAATACATTGTCTGAGAAAAGCGCATAGTGGTACAGCTGGGGATCTTCTAGTCTCTCTTGATAAGGAAAGTTCCTTTGAGAAGAATTTAAGGAATAGTATTCAGTGGTGAGGCGCAAGGGAAGACAGTGAAGTCCCTTAGGAACTGTTTTTGCTGTTAACTGGGTTAAGAACAAGGTCTGCTTCTTGTGGACCCGGAGTTGCTCATCCATTGAATGGAGCATAGCTCGAAGCTTTTTCACCATAGCAGCACAGTCATCTTGAATCTGCTTTCCTTTAGCCAAAGTCTGTTCCATTGCCTTTAACTTATCATTTGCACTGCATCAATACAAACCATTATTCCGGAAGATATAAACAATATAAAGCAAGATAAAGGGGCAGAAGCAGGTAGACATACAAAAATGCTAATTTCTGTTAAGAGAAGACATACTTCCTTGGCAGGTCAGAATCCTTGCTTGCTTCCCCAAGTGCTCGCTGAACTTCCTTTATGCAGAGTCGAATCTCCCTTAAGAACTGGGGATTGTTTCTTGTAGCTGGAAGAGATAGGTAGACCTTTGCCCTGATGAGCTGGTCTTTCATAAGTCTTACTTGACCATCCATAATAGTTGTTTCATGATTGTTTTTCACTGATACAGTTTTGACAGATTCTCTTTGATTAACCTTAATGGAGGTCTGAGTGGATTGCTGATCAAGCTTGATTTccaggaagaagaagcagaaccataaaagaatgagaacaaaagaaatgaaTTCTGTATAGTTTAAGGAACTAGAATTGGAAGTGAGTACCAGAAAATGGATACGATTTACTGGAcaaaatttcacaagtttcaattaaaattttgccAAAGGAACCATTTATAAACAACTCAACATGAATATAGCATTGCTCTACATATCTTGTTATAAAACCTAACTGTTAAAATAGTCTGGTAGTTGATGATGTCGAGCACCAAAATAGTTAAATCTCAGATTAGGTGATGATAATCATCTTCAACACGTATCAAATCAAGCGCAAGGGGAATAACTTTACATTTGTGAGACAACATGAAGCTGTTAAAGTCACTGAAAATAAAGAATTGAGTAAAAAGATGATAATTTATGTACCCTATTATGTTCAGAAGTTGCTGTTTTAGCATCCGATTGAGCCAGAAGCTGGTTTCCTTTCTGCTCAAGTGTCCGAGTGACCTGAATGATGGGGTTCTCCTTTTGAGATTGATCTTGTTCGTTGGAGGTGGTAGCCAACACTCTGGCTGATACTGATTGGCCATCCAACAAAAATAATGATCAATAAGAGCACACACCTAAGTAGCAATTGTTAGAATTAAGAAAATGAGAGTACCTTGGTGGGAGTGATTGGTGCCGATCTCCTTGGACTCTGGAAATGATTTAGTAGAGTTTTCGGAGTATACGACTCCAGCGGGTTCTTCAAGAGTGGACAATTCCTAAGGGAcaacaacaagaagaagaaagtaaGTTGAATGTATCTCTGTATGGAGGGAACAACAAAGAGGTAAAATAGGTGCAAGGAATAGACCTGTGGAAGCAGATTTAGACGGCCAGTGTGAGCATTGAAAGGCTGCGTGCAGATTTCAAAGGTAAGATGAGAGTTCAATCAAAGACAATGCAAATATATCCAGACAAGACAGAAAAGGAAACTTACGAAAGCAGTAACGTCTTCAACAAACTCGTCTCCGGCTGCTGAGAAAAGCATCGGGTTTTAGTTTAATTAGCAAGACACAAGGAAAGAAATTGGAACCGCAATTGAAGAAATAACAAGTTACCGgtggaagaagaggaggagtgGATGGAGCCGAGACGATCGGTGTAAAGAATAATGGGAGCAATCACAGTCACAAACAGCATAGCCATCACCACATTCCTCACCATCATCTTTTCCGGCCTTGCCTCCGGTGGGATTGGTTTAGAGTCGCTAGGTGGATATAGAACGGAGGGAGAGAGCAGGAGGAGGATCTATGTTAGCATTGGAATTAATGTACTACCCCTCTGATTACCTCTCATAAACATTTCACTCGCGCGTGGACTGCAGCTGCAACTTGAATCAATAGCAaattattccttttttttctctatgaAAACTTAATCCGACCCAAGATGGAGTTGGTACTCGCGCGTACACGTACATCATTTCAATCATGACCATCCATCATTATTATAACCTCAACGGACAGCATATGGTGTCGGCAACTCGGCCAGCTGCAATTGATTGTTACCTTTATTTACTGGGAAATAGTAGCACTTACTCTTTCAAATGCTAAACCCACTCTCTTGCCACTCGTATTATTTTCGTGTTCGTTTGATCAATCCAGGCCTCTTAATTTcacatgaattttttttttttacagaaATTTCACATGAATCCTGTTCCATCTATTGTGCTCAAAGTTCATGACCCATCTTTATTTTACAGCAAGTAAACAAGTAAAATGAGCTGCTTGATCTATGGCCTTGCCTTCTATGCAATCCTTGTTTTAAGATGGTGGCTAAAACATCAAGTCCTCGTATCTCTAGAAAGCTAAACAGAAACACTCTGATTGGAACACTCGGGGCAAACGAGGCCTTGGTGGCAAAAGTCTAATCAAGTATTTTAGCTGTGCCAATGGAAACCATCACTGAGGGCAGACTCACCATAGAAACAACAAGTCATGTAAAATATTGTGCTCCTGTAACTCTACTGCTTAAAGAAGAACCATGCAAAACAGAAGAAAAGTGAGACAAAATCCTCTAAGATTTTGAATCTATATATTAGAATTATTTTTATCTTCAATTAACCCAAGCTACTTCAAGAGCTTCAACCTTTACATGGTTGCGGTAACAAATAGATACAATTAACAGCCAGTATGAAATAAGGATGCATACACTACACAAGTGTAACGGAGATGTTGAAAGCACGACAAGGCAGAAATATAAATCAGAACTAGGGGGATATCTAGGGATAGTCTTCAGGACAAATTAATGCTTATTACCTTTAGTGACCTTCTGCTGTACGTTAGTAACTTCTGCTGTAAATTTTAGCAATGCCAGCTACTTTAAAAATTTGCAAgtctcatgcatgcatgatcaGAGTCCGATTGAGCAGGGGGCTAGCTAGTTTTAACTGTCCGCACTCtaatgttgattttttttttttggtaatgttGATTGACCATTCTCTTATCCATGATTCCATGATCATATTCTGGATTCAAAGTAACTGATGATTAAGTGGGTGCATGCCACACATCTTCCTCAAGCTTGGGCTGGTCTTGTGGAAATTCTACcttttcatctggatcagtcTCATCATAGAAACATTGCCAgctgaaattagaaaattcaaTATGAGCTCCAGCTGAAGTAGTGCTTACGGCGGGTGTGTGTATCTGATCATATTCTAGGGATGATGAGAAGACGTCTTCAAAATTCCAGTACTCCTGATCTGATTTCGAGATTACACCATCTTTCATCCACGGGAAATCGAATACCCCCAATGCCAAGTCATAGTAATCATGGGaatctgatgatgatgatgtcttACAACTACTATTAACAGTTATGCTACTGCTGCTGCCGCCGCTGCCGCTGTGGTTGGACTTGTATTCAAGCACCTCATTTTTCAAATCAAAAACACCATTTAAATAATCATCCTTTGTCTTTGCATGCTTTCCTGAACGAATCATATGTTCTCCATCTCCTTCTCTTACTCTTTTCTTGCTGTCACGCAGCTCATGCTCCATATTCCTATTCCTTGATGATCTGCTGatggaaaaacaaaattacactGATGTATAGTCCATAGATTGATcttttcagaaaataaaataaaaaattccaTACATTATATACAAAGTTAATCTCTGCTAATATCTACTACAGCTCTATCACTGAAAGTTCCTGATCTTAAAAAGATCCATCTATATGAGAAAAGTACTTATAAAACCAAACAAGCAAGGGAGAGGCACACATTAACTACCAACCCTATTAATacacgatatatatatatatatatatatcgtgtATTAATAGGAATTTCGACACagataaaaatttatatatttgcaaGGACATGCTTAAAATCATGGTTGGAGAGTTAgatattaataaatttcttggACAAGTGCTTCAATATACATAGAACAGTGCTACTAAATgcatatgcatatataatgAAATATGAGAGTACATAACAAAATGCACATTCTCATGCGAACCTTATATGTGTGAGCTTCAAAAACAAAGATTGAAGATATATCGATCATAAAGAACAAGGAAATCTGATGTGTCGCAGTGCTGGCAGATGAAATTTGAACAATGATCGATTGAATATTGGATCATTAGTGTCCCAGGATGCTAGATTGATCAAATTATGTTTCGATGAAGATGATCTACCTGTGGTTGTATCTTATGAGCGAGAGGTTTACAGGCGGTGGCTGCGGCAGAGGAGAGGAGCTGGTGTTATATATCTGGAGCTGCTGTTGAACATATGTAACGTCTGCTGAAGGAAGAATGATGATTTGCTCACACGCAACGCGATTTTAGGCTAAAACGTCTCTAACCGCACACACATGCACACACACTCCTCCATCACGCTTTTTACCCGcccatctctctctcacaaTTGCAATGAAATCAAACTGATGGGTTGCGTTAGTTCCTCCTTTTCCGCTCcattttttctctattttcctTTTCCAAGTTTTCAAGTACCACAGGCAATTCCCATCCTTTTCTCTTTGCTCTTTCGTCCTCCCCCTGTTTTGTCCATATTTTTTCTGCCATGTCATTATGCAACTCCATAATCCTACCATTTCACTCGACTATGAGGAAGAGACACAAACCGGTGAATTATTAACAATGTTTTCTTGTTTCTCTCCCTCGGGCATATAGCTGGCCAGAAAATGCAGCAGCATCTTTCTATGCTCCGGTAGCCACAGATATAAACGCTCGTTTTGGAGCCTGCAATTCTTGAACAGATCAAAAAGCTCGTACTAATCTCTTCGTataagattttattttcttcctttaattAAAACATGCCAGAAGCTCCATACATtgcattcatacatgttaagATTTTCAGATACGGGAGGCGCACACGCAGCACAATGTGTGATAACACATGGTACATATGGAATTTGCATAAAATTTAGCAACAGTCTTACATGAAGCCTGCATTTAATTTGCTCTCAACCTTTATGCTAATCGATTGTGTTCAATCACTTCAATGTTCACAAATAAGAAGTATATTGTGTTCAAGTATCCCCCGCACTATATTCAAGATATTGTAGATGAGCATGCCCTTGCATTCGCGAGACGAGAAAATATGGTTCAACAAATCAACATTGTACTTGAGATATGCTACCTCCTCATATTTCCAAAGGCTCTTCCTAGATCATTGCCTTGCAGCTCGCCGTTGCATTTGAGCTCTTGTGGTCATATGGCCTATAATCGATGTTCATGGCTCAAAGCATTTCAACAGACATTTCCCTTCATTCTACATAAGATCCATTGCCGGCCATTACTTTGTATGTGAGATGCTTAAGAACATATAACCATCTACTGACTTGTGATGTATGCGAAAACCCTGAATCTTCTTTGAattaaagaagaaaattatCCTGTTGCACACCAGAAGCATGTGAACTATAATACGCGAAATCTTCATAAATCAACACTACCAATAGTCCccacaagaacaagaaccatCACGAAAATGATGGAACCGATTGGTGTCTCTTACAATGATTTCTCGCCTTTCCACCTTGGAGACGTACTTGATTGCTGAATGACAATCGCCACAAACTCTGATATTCTTCTTGATCCGTATGGTGGATCCAGCAGGAGTTTTAAGAAGCGCAAATGCGAGTGCAAGCTTCTCACTGTGAAACTGCAACTTGACTTCCCTCTCCTGCTGGTCCACAAAGAAAAGTACATGGCTAGTGTCCGGAACGTATCCAATATCCTTCATCTTCTTGCTAATCACCTCCCACATATTATATATCTCTACTCTCTGTGGGTGTGCATCATCGCTTGCCACAAACATGTGGACTGCATTCTCAATCTCCACCCAGCTACAGGCAGGTTCTTTTTTCACCCCACCGTCTTTCATCGTCTTTCTCACTTTGGCAGCATCATTCAATCTTCCAGCAGATGCATACATATTAGCGAGTATAATATATGGTCCTGAATCAGAAGGATCAAGTTCAAAAGCACGCTCAGCAGCATAGGCACCCAAGTGGATATTGTTATGCATCCTACAAGCACCTAGCAAGGCTCCCCAGACAGCTGCAGTAGGTTCGATGGGCATTTCTTTTATGAACTTGTTAGCTCTATCAAGAAGACCTGCTCTGCCAAGAAGATCAACCATTGTAACATAATGAAAAACTTGTGGTTCTATTTTGAACTTTTCCCTCATCAAGTGAAAATAGTAGTGTCCTTCATCTAAGAGGTGAGAATGGCTACAGGCAGTAAGAACACAGAGGAATGTTACACTATTAGGTTGAATTCCAATCCTAAGCATTTCTTTAAACAGCTGTACAGTCTCCTTCCCAAGCCCATGCTGGGCGTATCCAGTAAGCATGGAATTCCAAGAAACAATGTCTCGCTTAACTAAGCGGTCAAATACCTTTCTAGCATCCTCAATGCTGCCTGACTTGGCATACATGTCAAGAAGAGTATTCCCAACAAAAGCAACAGGGTTAACGCCTGATTTAATCATATGAGAGTGAACCCACTTACCTTGCTCCATAGACCCTGCACTGGCACAAACAGTAAACACACTAGAATAAGTGAAATGAGTGGGTTTGAATCCACCCCTGAGCATCTTCCAGAACAACCTCAGAGCAGGCTCTCCTTGACCCTTCCTAGAATGGCCGGCGATCAAAGCATTATAAGACACCGCATTCTTGGTGTCGAGGGCGTCAAAGATGATCTGGGAGTCGTCCATACGGCCACACCTAGCATACATGTCAACAAGAGAAGTGCCCACATAAACATTGGAATCGAAACCGCACTTGAAGCAATAGGCATGAAGCTGCTTGCCGTGCTTATCATCAGGCTCAGGTCCAGCACCAGCAGCCTTGAATAAGCTAGAGATAGTGAACTGGTTGGGAACGAGCCCGTGGCGAAGCATTTGAGGAAAGAGAACAAGTGCCTGC encodes:
- the LOC126789319 gene encoding probable galacturonosyltransferase 4 isoform X2, which encodes MMVRNVVMAMLFVTVIAPIILYTDRLGSIHSSSSSTAGDEFVEDVTAFPFNAHTGRLNLLPQELSTLEEPAGVVYSENSTKSFPESKEIGTNHSHQVSARVLATTSNEQDQSQKENPIIQVTRTLEQKGNQLLAQSDAKTATSEHNRLDQQSTQTSIKVNQRESVKTVSVKNNHETTIMDGQVRLMKDQLIRAKVYLSLPATRNNPQFLREIRLCIKEVQRALGEASKDSDLPRNANDKLKAMEQTLAKGKQIQDDCAAMVKKLRAMLHSMDEQLRVHKKQTLFLTQLTAKTVPKGLHCLPLRLTTEYYSLNSSQRNFPYQERLEDPQLYHYALFSDNVLATAVVVNSTVAHAKDPGNHVFHIVTDRLNYAAMRMWFLVNPPGKATIQVQNIEEFTWLNSSYSPVLKQLGSASMIDYYFRTHRSSSDSNLKYRNPKYLSILNHLRFYLPEIFPKLNKVLFLDDDVVVQKDLTGLWSHDLKGNVNGAVETCGESFHRFDRYLNFSNPLISKNFDPHACGWAYGMNVFDLEQWKKQNITEVYHRWQKLNHDRQLWKLGTLPPGLITFWKHTYPLERSWHVLGLGYNPSVSQKEIDRAAVIHYNGNMKPWLEIGIPKYRSYWAKYVDYDHTYMRECNINP
- the LOC126789319 gene encoding probable galacturonosyltransferase 4 isoform X1, with the translated sequence MMVRNVVMAMLFVTVIAPIILYTDRLGSIHSSSSSTAAGDEFVEDVTAFPFNAHTGRLNLLPQELSTLEEPAGVVYSENSTKSFPESKEIGTNHSHQVSARVLATTSNEQDQSQKENPIIQVTRTLEQKGNQLLAQSDAKTATSEHNRLDQQSTQTSIKVNQRESVKTVSVKNNHETTIMDGQVRLMKDQLIRAKVYLSLPATRNNPQFLREIRLCIKEVQRALGEASKDSDLPRNANDKLKAMEQTLAKGKQIQDDCAAMVKKLRAMLHSMDEQLRVHKKQTLFLTQLTAKTVPKGLHCLPLRLTTEYYSLNSSQRNFPYQERLEDPQLYHYALFSDNVLATAVVVNSTVAHAKDPGNHVFHIVTDRLNYAAMRMWFLVNPPGKATIQVQNIEEFTWLNSSYSPVLKQLGSASMIDYYFRTHRSSSDSNLKYRNPKYLSILNHLRFYLPEIFPKLNKVLFLDDDVVVQKDLTGLWSHDLKGNVNGAVETCGESFHRFDRYLNFSNPLISKNFDPHACGWAYGMNVFDLEQWKKQNITEVYHRWQKLNHDRQLWKLGTLPPGLITFWKHTYPLERSWHVLGLGYNPSVSQKEIDRAAVIHYNGNMKPWLEIGIPKYRSYWAKYVDYDHTYMRECNINP
- the LOC126789317 gene encoding pentatricopeptide repeat-containing protein At3g24000, mitochondrial, translating into MMKRQILWNEYKALLLYKNAAALGVRKLALSATPAHWSSDSEGEQDWYASRIIQDKDLLRKSLTDSGTGLHVLDLVEADRTLYIKLLNKCSQTGQLTKARIVHAHIRTSQFNTDLPLHNTILNVYVKCGSLDDARHLFDEMPHRDLVTWTALISGYSQHDLPQQALVLFPQMLRHGLVPNQFTISSLFKAAGAGPEPDDKHGKQLHAYCFKCGFDSNVYVGTSLVDMYARCGRMDDSQIIFDALDTKNAVSYNALIAGHSRKGQGEPALRLFWKMLRGGFKPTHFTYSSVFTVCASAGSMEQGKWVHSHMIKSGVNPVAFVGNTLLDMYAKSGSIEDARKVFDRLVKRDIVSWNSMLTGYAQHGLGKETVQLFKEMLRIGIQPNSVTFLCVLTACSHSHLLDEGHYYFHLMREKFKIEPQVFHYVTMVDLLGRAGLLDRANKFIKEMPIEPTAAVWGALLGACRMHNNIHLGAYAAERAFELDPSDSGPYIILANMYASAGRLNDAAKVRKTMKDGGVKKEPACSWVEIENAVHMFVASDDAHPQRVEIYNMWEVISKKMKDIGYVPDTSHVLFFVDQQEREVKLQFHSEKLALAFALLKTPAGSTIRIKKNIRVCGDCHSAIKYVSKVERREIIVRDTNRFHHFRDGSCSCGDYW